The Barnesiella intestinihominis YIT 11860 genome includes a window with the following:
- a CDS encoding bifunctional 3,4-dihydroxy-2-butanone-4-phosphate synthase/GTP cyclohydrolase II: MSKDTILSSIEDAVEDFRQGKFLIVVDDEDRENEGDFIIAAEAITPEKVNFMLANGRGVLCAPITMQRCEELNLYRQVNHNTSMLGTPFTVTIDKLEGCTTGVSSHDRAATIRALADPSSTPETFGRPGHINPLYAQDKGVLKRAGHTEAAVDLARLAGLYPAAALIEILNEDGTMARLPQLAKVAEKFGIKIIAIRDLIAYRLKQESMVERGDEVDMPTEYGHFRLIPFRQLSNGLEHIALIKGSWEPDEPILVRVHSSCMTGDIFGSMRCDCGEQLHKAMQAVESEGKGVIVYMNQEGRGIGLMNKIRAYRLQEGGLDTVDANLHLGFKADERDYGVGASILRDIGVRKLRLMTNNPVKRIGLEAYGLEIVENVPIEVTPNEYNRRYLLTKEKRMGHTLHVEE, encoded by the coding sequence ATGAGTAAAGATACGATTTTAAGTTCGATAGAAGATGCTGTCGAAGATTTCAGACAGGGTAAATTTTTGATTGTGGTCGATGATGAGGATCGTGAGAATGAAGGCGATTTTATCATCGCCGCAGAAGCCATTACCCCAGAGAAGGTAAATTTTATGTTGGCTAACGGCCGAGGAGTTTTGTGTGCTCCCATTACCATGCAGCGTTGTGAAGAATTGAATTTATACCGTCAGGTGAATCACAATACCTCTATGCTGGGTACACCTTTTACAGTAACCATCGATAAATTGGAGGGCTGTACGACAGGTGTTTCGAGCCACGACAGGGCGGCTACGATACGGGCTTTGGCCGATCCTTCTTCGACGCCCGAGACATTCGGGCGTCCCGGACATATAAATCCTCTTTATGCCCAAGATAAAGGAGTTTTGAAAAGAGCCGGACATACGGAGGCTGCGGTCGATTTGGCACGTTTGGCCGGCTTATATCCCGCAGCCGCATTGATCGAAATTTTGAATGAAGACGGTACAATGGCTCGATTGCCACAGTTGGCTAAGGTAGCCGAAAAGTTTGGTATAAAGATTATCGCCATACGTGATTTGATCGCTTATCGCCTGAAACAAGAGTCGATGGTAGAACGTGGAGACGAGGTGGATATGCCTACGGAGTACGGACATTTCCGGTTGATTCCGTTCCGTCAGCTTTCCAATGGGTTGGAACATATCGCTTTGATAAAGGGATCTTGGGAACCCGATGAACCGATATTGGTTCGGGTTCATTCCTCGTGTATGACGGGTGATATTTTCGGGTCGATGCGTTGCGATTGCGGGGAGCAGTTGCATAAAGCCATGCAGGCGGTCGAATCCGAAGGAAAAGGTGTCATTGTTTATATGAATCAAGAAGGCCGGGGTATAGGGTTGATGAATAAAATCCGAGCCTATCGTTTGCAAGAGGGCGGTCTCGATACAGTGGATGCCAATTTGCATCTTGGATTTAAAGCCGATGAACGGGATTATGGTGTCGGGGCGAGTATTTTAAGGGATATAGGTGTCCGTAAGTTACGATTGATGACGAATAACCCGGTAAAGAGAATCGGTTTAGAGGCATACGGACTGGAAATTGTCGAAAACGTGCCTATCGAAGTTACACCCAACGAGTACAACCGTCGCTATCTGCTGACCAAAGAGAAGCGCATGGGGCATACGTTGCATGTGGAAGAATAG